In Patagioenas fasciata isolate bPatFas1 chromosome 18, bPatFas1.hap1, whole genome shotgun sequence, a genomic segment contains:
- the EVPL gene encoding envoplakin, whose translation MFKGVGKGSPSRSSPNRGSPAKPSKSSTNELAVLISRMQTNADQVEKDILETQSRLKQDASNHQKNKAFEFQPENARNLKEAETLLKDLFLDVDRAKRLKHPQAIEIEKDIQQLHDRVTQLCAEYRALYEQLNIPDVGPRVDWARILDQKMKQVNAGQYGPGMSELEKQIAEHNILQKEIEAYGLQIKNLHSGDVADLKSQYKDLLKASIWRGQSLGSLYHHLQGCTKELGYLTDQQTRILKQDWSDQMMDVQSVRREYENFKSNELLSQEELVNHLQDDGDRMIELKHPAVKPIQAHQEALKNEWQNFLNLCICQESQLKSVESYKKFQDDAEAVSHSLKKMNSDLDTKYSKFNKDSPGVVADLLLQLENEEKAVKQAEKSIADLKRRSKEISPLKLRRTRPSQTLTLDTLCDWDAGEVQLTRGDKYTLKDNSNPEMWVVQSSTGVVQEAPSACFSIPPPDPESIDKVNRLEGELNTVKQKRAVVQSTLRRSHKEQVQPSQQALSRSTPVAQDDPQADQLLGSLDRVGKDLVQVEKEILNRVRSPVNYSDPTEDLARRIKHQQETTKKLENLGAAKDALQKECETYLSKKPTSTSASQLPVTLNALRSKYSDVNMLSSLYNEKAKAALNLETQIENTDKIVSTFEAKLAQDSIIPASPNALQDRANDLQKMKRELVAQEACVLKLNRGLKDAEHSCSAVQNNFQEYCPDLPRQKREVQLLNDRYHAVADQLDQREKTLRNISLIYQQFQNSNENLMFWMNNLPKHQVKTTDGPSQINYKLQAQKRLVEEIKGKEPEKNAVVRLSRNVQSTLNDYELQAGKYSSSLDPTLTDFAAKRLRVTPLQESIQAQENDVTKLYMELAAENKQQLRRLEFAKKIVEKKEVHEDIEAVHEQTQHSEHKATTSRESEGLKSQLEEERRKVAKIEEDLEEHRNKLLMLKTQKPIERVEEKEVIEYYRDPQMESNLSKMAQQIEEEGKKRQRLQEDIEVMSRKLAQMESEKKVKPAQLLTKEITKIEKDPSLDSEAAALRQEIKRLQEESLAAVSELEQCKRELHMLERKQPNIREKVVVKELIKLEKNPEMLKSVRTLQLQIDEESFKRKSAEEAIVKVKNKIEEVERLIETAEPKIIVKEVKQIEQDPELLRESSKLKILIEEERSKNLMLIGELGELQSQYSVAEKQKPRVEVKERVNEIFLVDPETEQQIAHLKRELQEATLKRTKVESEVEEALAELNVLRSQKPVVELKEVIEEVVKHEKSPEILREIDRLKQQLNELVNTNGRTQEQLIRLQGERDEWKRERSKVETKLVNKEVIRYENDPLLEKEAERLRQEVRNMSQKRRAAEDAIYDLQNKYMLLERRKPEEKVVVQEVILTQKDPKLRDEHNRLRRSLDEEVSNRRRLERDVQQVRALVEEQEKLLNFQEDRSKRLALEKEMRQITLRIKELEESPAPVQEKIIMEEVVKLEKDPVLEQSASNLRLELDREKMEVLNLQRECKNLQMQVDVLQKTKSQEKTIYKEVIRVEKDRALESERARIWELLNRERGAKQKAEEEVRRLREKIERAEGMKRTWAREETELQKARNLAIQERANLEGELRELERQKQQKVLFLREESKLLNQRTENDRQKKKQLEHEFSLLEADILREKDQIYNKERLIRDLQSRVNREEINHETQMRETNLSTKISILDPETGKDMSPYEAYKRGIIDRGQYIQLQELECDWEEVTTLGPNGEVSVLLDKKSGKQYSIDDALRLRRITKEEYQLYRDGKIPISEFALLVAGESKPPPSLSIGSIISKSPLSSPTTHQTQSFFPSASQKGFCDDTFPIAGVYDTTTNTKYNIKTAVAKKLLDPMTAQKLLEAQAATGGIIDLISWDRFSVHKAIERGLIDRTYMQRLLNAQKAFTGIEDPVTKRRLSVGEAVQKGWMTKDSAFPYLEVQHLTGGLIDPKKTGRIPVLEAAQTGMITGDLANRLQDDSNYEKDLIDPITKEKINYKEAMALCQKDSLSSFLLLPAASEGYQRYHQPSRSPKLSRFRH comes from the exons ATGTTCAAGGGAGTGGGCAAAGGCTCCCCGAGCAGAAGTTCCCCCAACAGAGGTTCTCCTGCCAAGCCTAGCAA GTCTTCAACAAATGAGCTGGCTGTGCTCATCTCCCGCATGCAGACAAATGCTGACCAGGTGGAGaaggacatcctggagacacAGTCCAGACTCAAGCAG GATGCCAGCAATCACCAGAAGAACAAGGCTTTTGAGTTCCAGCCAGAGAATGCCAGGAACCTGAAGGAAGCGGAGACCCTGCTGAAGGACCTGTTTCTGGATGTGGACCGTGCAAAGCGGCTGAAACACCCTCAGGCTATTGAGATAGAGAAAGA CATCCAGCAGCTCCACGACCGCGTGACACAGCTGTGTGCGGAGTACCGGGCTCTCTACGAACAACTGAACATCCCAGATGTGGGGCCCAGAGTAGACTGGGCCAGGATCCTGGACCAAAAGATG AAACAAGTCAACGCGGGACAGTACGGCCCTGGCATGTCAGAACTGGAGAAGCAAATTGCTGAGCACAACATCCTCCAGAAGGAGATTGAAGCCTATGGCCTCCAGATCAAGAACCTCCATTCTGGG GATGTGGCAGATTTAAAAAGCCAGTACAAGGACTTGCTG aAAGCCTCCATCTGGCGAGGGCAgagcctgggcagcctgtaccaCCACCTCCAGGGCTGCACCAAGGAGCTGGGCTACCTGACGGACCAGCAGACCAGGATCCTGAAGCAGGACTGGAGCGACCAAATGATGGACGTGCAAAGTGTGCGTCGGGAGTATGAG aaCTTTAAGTCCAATGAGCTGCTCAGCCAGGAGGAGCTTGTGAACCATCTCCAGGATGACGGGGATAGGATGATTGAGCTAAAGCATCCCGCTGTCAAGCCTATACAG GCTCACCAGGAAGCCTTGAAGAACGAGTGGCAGAATTTCCTGAATCTCTGCATTTGCCAGGAGAGTCAACTGAAAAGCGTGGAGAGCTATAAGAAG TTCCAGGACGATGCTGAGGCTGTGAGCCATTCCCTGAAGAAGATGAACTCCGACCTGGACACCAAATACAGCAAGTTCAACAAAGATAGCCCTGGGGTAGTGGCAGATCTGCTGCTTCAGCTGGAG AATGAAGAGAAGGCAGTGAAGCAGGCAGAGAAGAGCATCGCTGACCTGAAGAGAAGGAGCAAAGAGATCAGCCCACTGAAACTGCGCAGGACACGTCCCTCCCAGACCCTCACCTTGGACACCCTCTGTGACTGGGATGCTGGGGAG GTGCAGCTGACCAGAGGTGACAAGTACACTCTGAAGGACAACAGCAACCCGGAGATGTGGgtggtgcagagcagcactggtgtggtccaGGAGGCACCTTCTGCTTGCTTCTCCATCCCTCCACCAGACCCCGAGTCCATAGACAAGGTCAATAG GCTGGAAGGGGAACTGAATACAGTGAAGCAGAAGCGAGCGGTGGTTCAGAGCACCCTGAGACGCAGCCACAAGGAGCAGGTTCAGCCCAGCCAACAAG CTCTGTCCAGGAGCACCCCTGTAGCTCAGGATGACCCCCAGGCTGATCAGCTTCTCGGTAGCCTGGATCGTGTTGGCAAGGACCTGGTTCAAGTAGAGAAGGAGATCTTGAACCGAGTGAGGTCTCCAGTGAACTACAGTGACCCCACCGAGGACCTTGCCAGGAGGATCAAGCACCAGCAG GAAACGACAAAGAAACTTGAGAACCTGGGGGCAGCCAAGGATGCCCTGCAGAAGGAGTGTGAGACCTACCTTTCCAAGAAACCCACCAGCACCTCAGCTTCCCAGCTCCCTGTCACACTGAATGCCCTCAGGAGCAAATACAGTGATGTCAATATGCTCTCCAGCCTCTACAATGAGAA GGCTAAGGCTGCGCTGAACCTGGAGACTCAGATTGAGAACACAGACAAAATCGTCAGCACATTTGAGGCCAAGCTGGCTCAGGATAGCATCATTCCTGCATCCCCCAATGCCCTGCAGGATCGGGCCAATGATCTGCAG AAGATGAAGCGGGAGCTTGTGGCCCAAGAGGCCTGTGTGCTGAAGCTGAACCGGGGGCTCAAGGATGCTGAGCACAGCTGCAGCGCTGTGCAGAACAACTTCCAGGAGTACTGCCCGGACCTGCCCCGGCAGAAGCGGGAGGTGCAGCTCCTCAACGATCGCTACCATGCCGTTGCAGACCAGCTGGATCAGCG AGAGAAGACCCTCAGAAATATCAGCCTCATCTACCAGCAGTTCCAAAACTCCAATGAGAACCTGATGTTTTGGATGAACAACCTACCCAAGCACCAAGTGAAGACCACCGATGGGCCAAGCCAGATCAATTACAAGCTGCAGGCACAGAAG AGGCTGGTGGAGGAGATAAAAGGCAAGGAGCCTGAGAAGAATGCGGTGGTCAGGCTATCCCGGAACGTGCAGTCCACCCTCAAT GACTATGAGctccaagcaggcaaatacagctcttctctggaccctacCTTGACCGACTTTGCTGCCAAGAGGCTGCGTGTGACCCCTCTGCAAGAAAGCATCCAAGCCCAG GAAAATGATGTAACCAAGCTCTACATGGAGCTGGCAGCAGAAAATAAACAGCAGCTCAGACGGCTGGAGTTTGCCAAGAAGATTGTTGAGAAG AAGGAGGTGCATGAGGACATTGAAGCTGTGCATGAGCAAACACAGCACTCTGAACACAAAGCCACAACAAGCAGGGAATCTGAGGGCTTGAAATCGCAGctggaggaggaaagaaggaaagtggCCAAGATTGAAGAGGACCTGGAAGAACATAGAAACAAGCTGCTAATGTTGAAGACTCAGAAGCCCATTGAAAGAGTGGAAGAAAAGGAGGTAATAGAATATTACAGAGACCCACAGATGGAGAGCAACCTGTCTAAGATGGCGCAGCAGATCGAAGAGGAAGGCAAAAAGAGGCAGCGACTGCAAGAAGACATTGAAGTGATGAGCCGTAAGCTTGCCCAGATGGAGAGTGAGAAGAAGGTCAAACCTGCCCAGCTCCTCACCAAAGAGATCACAAAAATTGAGAAAGATCCAAGCCTGGATAGCGAGGCAGCCGCTCTTCGTCAGGAGATCAAACGTCTCCAGGAGGAAAGCTTGGCTGCTGTTTCTGAACTCGAGCAGTGTAAGAGAGAGCTGCACATGCTGGAGCGAAAGCAGCCCAATATCCGAGAGAAAGTGGTGGTGAAGGAGCTGATCAAACTGGAGAAAAACCCAGAAATGCTGAAGTCCGTTAGGACCCTGCAGCTACAAATTGATGAGGAATCTTTCAAGAGGAAGTCTGCAGAAGAAGCCATAGTGAAAGTGAAGAACAAAATTGAGGAGGTGGAAAGACTAATTGAAACAGCAGAACCCAAAATTATTGTTAAGGAGGTGAAGCAGATAGAGCAGGACCCAGAACTATTGAGAGAGTCTTCTAAGCTTAAAATTCTGATTGAGGAAGAGAGAAGCAAAAACTTGATGCTTATAGGTGAGCTGGGAGAGCTGCAGAGCCAGTACAGCGTTGCAGAGAAGCAGAAACCAAGGGTGGAGGTTAAAGAAAGGGTCAATGAGATTTTCCTGGTGGATCCTGAAACAGAGCAGCAAATTGCACACTTGAaaagggagctgcaggaagctaCTCTGAAAAGGACGAAGGTTGAAAGCGAAGTGGAAGAGGCCTTAGCAGAGCTCAATGTCCTCAGGTCACAGAAACCAGTGGTGGAACTGAAGGAGGTTATAGAGGAGGTGGTGAAACATGAGAAGAGTCCAGAGATTCTTAGAGAAATCGATAGGCTGAAACAGCAGCTCAATGAACTTGTGAACACCAATGGCAGGACCCAAGAGCAGCTCATTAGGCTGCAGGgtgaaagggatgaatggaagaggGAGAGATCCAAGGTGGAAACCAAGCTGGTCAACAAGGAAGTCATCCGATACGAGAATGATCCACTCTTGGAAAAAGAAGCTGAGCGCCTCCGTCAAGAGGTACGTAACATGTCTCAAAAGAGGAGAGCTGCAGAGGATGCAATCTATGACTTGCAAAATAAATACATGCTACTGGAGAGGCGAAAGCCAGAGGAAAAGGTAGTTGTTCAAGAAGTGATACTGACTCAAAAGGATCCAAAGCTCCGAGATGAGCACAACAGGCTGAGACGGAGTCTGGATGAGGAGGTGAGCAACAGGCGTCGTCTGGAACGCGATGTGCAACAGGTTCGGGCACTGGTGGAAGAGCAAGAGAAGTTGCTCAACTTCCAGGAGGATCGAAGCAAGAGGCTTGCACTAGAGAAGGAGATGAGGCAAATTACATTGCGAAtaaaggagctggaggagagccCAGCACCAGTGCAAGAAAAGATCATTATGGAAGAAGTGGTGAAGTTGGAGAAGGACCCAGTCCTTGAACAGTCTGCCAGCAACCTGCGCTTGGAGCTGGACCGTGAGAAGATGGAGGTGCTGAACTTGCAGAGAGAATGCAAGAACCTGCAGATGCAAGTTGATGTCCTGCAGAAAACAAAATCCCAGGAGAAGACCATCTACAAGGAGGTGATTAGAGTGGAAAAGGACAGAGCACTGGAGAGTGAACGTGCACGCATCTGGGAGCTGCTGAACAGGGAGAGAGGGGCCAagcaaaaggcagaggaggaggtaCGGCGGCTCAGGGAGAAGATCGAGAGAGCTGAAGGCATGAAGAGGACATGGGCTCGTGAAGAGACGGAGCTGCAGAAAGCCAGGAACCTGGCCATCCAGGAGAGAGCCAACTTGGAGGGTGAACTGCGGGAGCTGGagaggcagaagcagcagaaagtcCTCTTCCTTCGGGAAGAGTCCAAGCTGCTCAACCAACGGACCGAGAATGACAGGCAGAAGAAGAAGCAGCTGGAACATGAGTTTTCTCTGCTGGAGGCAGACATCCTTAGGGAGAAGGACCAGATCTACAACAAAGAGAGGTTGATTCGAGATCTGCAGTCAAGGGTCAACCGGGAAGAAATCAATCACGAGACCCAGATGAGAGAGACAAACCTCTCCACCAAGATCTCTATCTTGGACCCTGAGACGGGGAAGGATATGTCCCCTTACGAGGCCTATAAGAGAGGCATTATAGACAGAGGCCAGTACATCCAGCTGCAAGAGCTGGAGTGTGACTGGGAGGAAGTCACCACCTTGGGGCCAAATGGGGAAGTCTCAGTTCTCCTTGACAAGAAAAGTGGGAAGCAGTACTCCATCGATGATGCGCTAAGGCTGAGGAGGATCACAAAGGAGGAGTACCAGCTGTACCGAGATGGCAAGATTCCCATCTCTGAATTCGCCTTGCTGGTGGCTGGGGAATCCAAACCTCCACCATCCCTCTCTATTGGCTCCATCATCTCCAAATCTCCTCTCTCCTCACCCACCACCCACCAAACCCAAAgttttttcccctcagcctcGCAGAAGGGCTTCTGTGATGACACATTCCCCATTGCTGGGGTGTATGACACCACCACCAACACCAAGTACAACATCAAGACTGCTGTTGCAAAGAAGCTGCTCGATCCCATGACAGCTCAGAAGCTCTTGGAAGCCCAGGCTGCCACAGGGGGTATCATAGACCTCATTTCTTGGGACCGGTTCTCAGTCCACAAGGCAATTGAGAGGGGGTTGATTGACAGAACCTACATGCAGAGACTGCTCAATGCCCAGAAAGCTTTCACAGGGATTGAGGACCCGGTGACCAAGCGAAGGTTGTCGGTGGGAGAAGCAGTTCAGAAGGGATGGATGACCAAGGACAGTGCTTTCCCCTACCTGGAGGTCCAGCATCTAACTGGAGGGCTCATTGACCCTAAGAAAACTGGTCGCATCCCCGTGCTGGAAGCTGCCCAGACAGGGATGATAACAGGTGATCTGGCCAACAGGCTCCAGGATGACTCCAACTATGAAAAAGATCTCATTGATCCCATCACTAAGGAGAAGATAAATTACAAGGAAGCCATGGCTCTCTGCCAGAAGGATTCGCTGAGCAGCTTCCTGCTGCTCCCGGCTGCATCGGAGGGTTATCAGCGGTACCACCAGCCGAGTCGTTCCCCCAAGCTCTCACGATTCAGGCATTGA